ATGCCATGGCGGCGGCCGCCGCATCGTCAAGCAATCCCCTGATTGCCAGCGTGACTTCGGTCTCCGCTGCCGGAAGCACCTTGAAGGTGACATCCGTGAATACAGCCAGCGTGCCCCAGCTGTTGGCCATCAGCTTGGACATGTCGTAGCCGGTGACGTTCTTCACCACGCGACCGCCGGACTTGAAGGCTTCGCCGCGGCCGGAAACCACATTGATGCCCAAGATATGATCGCGCGCGGCGCCCGCCTTCAGGCGGCGTGGACCGGAAAGGTTTGCGCCGAGCACGCCGCCGATGGTGCCTTTTCCGGGCTCGCCGCCGAGCAGGGGGCCGTAGTCCATTGGCTCGAAGGCGAATTGCTGGTCGTTTTCCGCCAACAGCTTCTCGATCTGGGCAATCGGCGTGCCGGCTTTTGCCGACAGCACCAGTTCAGCGGGCTCGTAGAGCGTGACGCCGGACAGTTTCGACAGGTCAAGCGTATGCTCGGTCTGCAGTGGACGGCCGATGCCGCGCTTGGAGCCATGGCCGAGGATTTCGAGCGGCGTCTCTTCCGAAACCGCCCAGGCAACGGTGGAGAGGACTTCTTCTGACGTCGCTGGAGTGAAAGTGGTCAAAGCCTGTGCTCCCGCAGTTTTTCGAGCACGGCCTCGCCCCTTGGCGACAGCCGGTAACCGACATCGAGGCTCTCGGTGAGGCCGAGTTCCTTGAGCTTGCGGACGTCCTGCTTGAATTTCAGCGTCTCGACGCCGGCCCTGGCGGCCAAGGCGCCAGCCCGCACTTCCGGATGGGCACCGATTGCCCGCAGGATCGACGGGAAATAGCCGGGTGCTGTTTTGTCCCAGCGTGCGAAGCGCATGGTCAAGGCGTGCCAATCCTCGTCGGAAAGCACGGCTTCGTCGCGCAAGGCGACGCGCTCGTCGGGTTCGATGCCATTGATCTCGATGCGGAAGACCGGCGTGCCGTCGTCGGGGCCCAGCATTTCCTGAAGCGCGGCGCGTGTCGCGAAGCCGGCCGCGACCGCATCCTTCTCCGTCAATTTGGAAGTATCCGCGATCGTGATGCTACCGATCAGCACCACGCCTGATGCCGTGCGGGTCCGCCCGCCCGCCTTGACCGTCGGCCGCCTCCAGCGGCGGAAGGCGAGCGAAATCTCGCCCGACTCAATCCCCTCAAGGGTTTGTTGCCGAAACAGCATCCGCTCAAAACCTCGGAATGTCCGGAAACGGCAGCTTGCCGCCCGAAATGTGCATGCGTCCGAGTTCGGCACAGCGGCGCAGTTGCGGGAAAACCTTGCCCGGGTTGAGCAGGTGATTGGGATCGAAGGCGCATTTGACCCGCATCTGCTGGTCGAGGTCGACCTGGTTGAACATTTCGGGCATCAGGTCGCGCTTCTCCACGCCGACGCCGTGTTCGCCGGTCAGCACGCCGCCGACCTTGACGCAGAGCCGCAAAATGTCGGCGCCGAAACTTTCCGCCTTGTCAAGTTCGCCGGGCACATTGGCATCATAGAGAATGAGCGGATGCAGATTGCCGTCGCCGGCATGGAAGACATTGGCGACACCCAGACCGTATTTTTCGGAGAGCTCGCGCATGCCGTGCAGCACGCGCGGCAGTTCCTTGCGCGGGATGGTGCCATCCATGCAGTAATAGTCGGGCGAGATGCGGCCGACCGCCGGGAAAGCCGCCTTGCGGCCAGCCCAGAAGCTCAGCCGTTCCTGCTCCGACTGCGAAATGCGGCAAGTGGTCGAGCCATTGCGGATGGCAATCGCCTCAACAGCCGTGATGAGATGGTCGACCTCGACACCCGGCCCATCGAGTTCGACGATCAGCAGCGCCTCGACATCCAAGGGATAGCCGGCGTGGACGAAATCCTCGGCGGCGTGGATGGCCGGGCGATCCATCATCTCCATGCCGCCCGGAATGATGCCGGCGCCGATGATGTCAGCGACGCACTGGCCGCCCTGCTCGCTTGTCGGAAAGCCGATCAGCAGCGCGCTGGCTGTCTCCGGCTTCTTCAGGATGCGAACCGTGACCTCGGTGACGACGCCAAGCAGGCCTTCCGAACCGGTCATCACGCCAAGCAGGTCATAGCCTTCCGCATCGAGATGATTGCCGCCGAGCCGCACCACCTCGCCGTTCATCAGCACCATTTCGATACCCAGCACATTGTTGGCGGTGAGGCCGTATTTCAGACAGTGCACGCCGCCGGAATTTTCCGCGACATTGCCGCCGATCGAGCAGGCGATCTGGGAGGATGGATCGGGGGCGTAGTAGAAGCCCTCCTGCTCGACGGCGGTGGTGATGCCGAGATTGGTGACGCCCGGCTGGGCGATGACCGTGCGATTTGGAAAATCGATCGCAAGGATGCGGTTAAAGCGGCTCATGACCAGCAGTATGGCGTCCTCGAGCGGCAGCGCGCCGCCCGACAGCGAGGTGCCGGAGCCGCGCGGCACGACGCGGATGTTGCGGTCGTTGCAGTATTTCAGCACGCGCGAAACCTGCGCCACGGTTTCAGGCAACACCACGACCAGCGGCAACTGACGATAGGCGGTGAGCCCGTCGCTCTCGAAGGCGCGCATTTCGTTGGTCGCGTCGACGACGCCTTCGCCTGGCACGATGATGCGCATGTCGGCGACGATCTCGTCGCGCCGGCGCATCGTTGCGTCGTCAGGTTTCGGCATGGCCAGGCCGGACATCGACAGCCTCATTCGCTTGACTGGTCAAAATCTTTTACCAGTGAAGCCTGTCCGTTGCAAATCCTGCTTTGGTGGAGAATCCGGCGTCAAGGCCGAGACGAGCTTCCGCAGCGGCAATCTGCCGCTGCCTGATATGCCGCCCGGCCTTTTTGGAGGCGGCTATTCGCCCGGATGCTTGCCGGGCTCTGAGTGCATCAGGCGCACGCGGCGTACGCCCCACCAGACCAGCAGGATGGCGACCGGCACTGAGGCAGCGGTGACGACTTCCGGCGCAAAGGCATGGCCAAAGATCGAGGCGCCCTTGGCGACATAGCCGATAAGCCCGACGACATAGTAGGAGACGGCCGCGACCGAAAGGCCTTCGACGGTCTGCTGCAGGCGCAATTGCAGCCGGGCGCGATTGTTCATCGACGCCAGCAGGTCACGGTTCTGCTTCTCGACCTCGACGTCGACCCAGGTGCGCAGCAGCGTGGTGGCGCGGGTGAGTTTTCGCGACAGATTGGCCTGGCGCTCCTCGACCGAGCGGCAGGTGCGCATGGCGGGCGCGACGCGGCGCTGCAGAAAACCGCCCCAGGTGTCGTAGCCGGGGACTGCCTCTTCCTCCAGCGCTTCCAGCCGCTCGACGACGATGCCGTCATAGGCGCGGCTGGCGCCGAAACGGTATAGGCTGGACGCGGCATCGGCTTCCAGCTCCGCCGCAAGTTCGGTCAGGTCGGCCAGCAGCGTCTGGCTGTCGCGGGTCTCCGCCGCCTTCATTTCAAGCGTGGTCTGGGCCAGCCTGTCCTCGATGCGCCGCGCGCGGCCGGACAAGGTCAGCGCCAGCGGCAAGCCAAGCATGGCAAGCGTGCGGTAGGTTTCGATGTCGATCAGCCGTTGCGACAGCGCGCCGGTACGGGCCGGCGTCAAGCCACGATCGAGCACCAGTATGCGCGTCATGCCGTCGCCGTCCTGGCGGAAGTCAGTGACGATAGCGGCGTTGCCGCGCTCAACCAGCGAATAGCACAGGCTGGTCGGGTCGAAGTCCGCGATCAGTTCCTCGCTTAATTGCGTCCATTTGCGGATTTCGAGCCTGATGCCGGAAATGACGGTGCCCGGCGGGCAAAACCCGTTGCCGAACGGCGAGTCCTCCTGCGCCCTGCTGGTTTCGGACAGCGGTCCTTCCCACAGATAAGTCGAGAACTCGGTATGCCGCTCCCAGCGCAGCGAGCCCTTGCCCCACTTCATCGCATGGTGGCGGGCATGGCGGTCAGGCGCGGCGATACCAAGCCGGCGCGACAGTTCGGAAAGCACCGCATGGTCCACGCCCGAGCCACCCTCGGTCATGAAGGCGAGTTGAATGAGAACACGCGGTTTTTCGATCAGCGGATGCGGCCGGGCGTGGACTTCGCCAAGCGCGCCGGGTCGTCCTTCATGCGCCGGGAAACCCATCACGCTGCCCTTGGCGCGTGGCTGGAATTCGAGATTGGACGGGTCGTCTGACACGGCTGATCCCCCAGGCTTCCTTGAACCATCTTGCAATCGCGTCCCTCTAGAGCCAATAGCCGGATGACGCAAACAGCAAAGTTTAGCCGAAGATGATATGACTTCGGGCGATGAACCCGACATGGCCTGACCAATTGGATAAATAATTTGACCAGTTGGCGACGCAGGCTTTATCCTGCGCGATACCGGTTCAATCCCAGGCACCCCCTTTGAGCGATATCTTTTCAAGGATCGAGCATTCGCGCACCGCCGACGAGGTGGTGCAGCAGATCGAGAACCTCATCCTCGAAGGCGTGCTGCGCACCGGCGACCGGCTGCCGGGCGAGCGCGAGCTGGCACGCCAGTTCGATGTGTCGCGGCCGATCCTGCGCGACGCGCTCAAGGCGCTCGAAGGACGCGGACTGCTGACGACGCGACCCGGCGGCGGCACCCATGTCGCTGACGTCATTGGCCAGCTGTTCACCAAGCCGGTGACGGATCTGATCTCGATGCACCGCAAGGCGGTGACGGACTATCTGGAGTATCGCCGCGAGATCGAAGGCGTGGCGGCCGAATACGCGGCGCGACGTGCCACGGCAGATGATCTGGCGCTGCTCGACCGCATCATGGCGCGCATGGACGAAGCGGACCGTACCGGCGATTTCGACGACGAAGCCGAAATCGATGTCGAATTCCATCACGCGATCTGCGAATGCGCGCACAATATCATCCTCCTGCACACGCTGCGCTCCTGCTACCGGCTGCTTTCGGAGGGCGTGTTCCAGAACCGGTTGCTGGTGTTCAGCGTGCCCGGCGCTCGCGAGGCGCTGCTTGCGCAGCACCGGGCGATCCATGCGGCGGTGAAGGCCGGCGACCCCGCCGCTGCCCGCCAGGCCGCGATGGACCACATCACCTATGTCGAACGGTCGATGGCCGAGGCTGAGCGCAGCGGCGACTGGCAGCGCGTGTCGCGGCTCAGGCTCAGGCAGCGCGCCGACGCCACAGACACCGAACCCGCACGCAAACGCTCCTAATCTCGAAACGGGAAGCCCATGAGCCAAATCCTGACCATCGCCGACCTCAAGGACCTCGCGCGCCGGCGGGTGCCCAAGATGTTCTTCGACTATGCCGACTCGGGCGCATGGACCGAGAGCACTTACCGGGCGAACGAGGAAGACTTCCAGAAGATCAAGTTCCGCCAGCGCGTGCTGGTCGACATGAGCAACCGCTCGCTGGAATCGACGATGATCGGCGAGAAGGTGGCAATGCCAGTGGCGCTGGCGCCAACCGGCCTGACCGGCATGCAGCACGCCGATGGCGAGATGCTGGCGGCACAGGCGGCGGAAGAGTTTGGCGTCCCGTTCACCCTGTCGACGATGAGTATCTGTTCGATCGAGGATGTCGCCTCGGTGACCAAGAAGCCATTCTGGTTCCAGCTCTATGTGCTGCGCGACAAGGATTTCGTGCTCGACCTGATCGACCGGGCGAAGGCTGCGAAATGCTCGGCGCTGGTGCTGACGCTCGACCTGCAGATTCTCGGCCAGCGCCACAAGGATGTGCGCAACGGACTGTCGGCGCCGCCCAGGATGACGCTGGCCAACATCGCCGATATCGCGATGCGTCCGCGCTGGTGGATGGGCATGGCCGGCACGCAGCGCCGCACCTTCCGCAACATTGTCGGCCATGCCAAGGGCGTCGGCGATGTCGCCTCGCTGTCGTCATGGACAACGGAGCAGTTCGATCCGCATCTGTCGTGGAAGGATGTCGCCTGGATCAAGGAGCGCTGGGGCGGCAAGCTGATCCT
The nucleotide sequence above comes from Mesorhizobium shangrilense. Encoded proteins:
- a CDS encoding FAD-binding protein, which gives rise to MTTFTPATSEEVLSTVAWAVSEETPLEILGHGSKRGIGRPLQTEHTLDLSKLSGVTLYEPAELVLSAKAGTPIAQIEKLLAENDQQFAFEPMDYGPLLGGEPGKGTIGGVLGANLSGPRRLKAGAARDHILGINVVSGRGEAFKSGGRVVKNVTGYDMSKLMANSWGTLAVFTDVTFKVLPAAETEVTLAIRGLLDDAAAAAMALALGSSAEVSSAAHLPERIAARVAGGTLGSEAATLLRVEGFGPSVAYRIAALKTLLGNAGPLEEISGETSAVIWRDVCDCRPFADGSEKPVWRVSMTPSQGHQMVLTLRMQAAVNAFYDWQGGLVWLRMEEGDPEAALLRGLLRKHGGGHATLVRAAPAHRAALPVFEPQAPALAALSQRLKQEFDPKNILNPGRMA
- a CDS encoding ASCH domain-containing protein, yielding MLFRQQTLEGIESGEISLAFRRWRRPTVKAGGRTRTASGVVLIGSITIADTSKLTEKDAVAAGFATRAALQEMLGPDDGTPVFRIEINGIEPDERVALRDEAVLSDEDWHALTMRFARWDKTAPGYFPSILRAIGAHPEVRAGALAARAGVETLKFKQDVRKLKELGLTESLDVGYRLSPRGEAVLEKLREHRL
- a CDS encoding FAD-linked oxidase C-terminal domain-containing protein translates to MSGLAMPKPDDATMRRRDEIVADMRIIVPGEGVVDATNEMRAFESDGLTAYRQLPLVVVLPETVAQVSRVLKYCNDRNIRVVPRGSGTSLSGGALPLEDAILLVMSRFNRILAIDFPNRTVIAQPGVTNLGITTAVEQEGFYYAPDPSSQIACSIGGNVAENSGGVHCLKYGLTANNVLGIEMVLMNGEVVRLGGNHLDAEGYDLLGVMTGSEGLLGVVTEVTVRILKKPETASALLIGFPTSEQGGQCVADIIGAGIIPGGMEMMDRPAIHAAEDFVHAGYPLDVEALLIVELDGPGVEVDHLITAVEAIAIRNGSTTCRISQSEQERLSFWAGRKAAFPAVGRISPDYYCMDGTIPRKELPRVLHGMRELSEKYGLGVANVFHAGDGNLHPLILYDANVPGELDKAESFGADILRLCVKVGGVLTGEHGVGVEKRDLMPEMFNQVDLDQQMRVKCAFDPNHLLNPGKVFPQLRRCAELGRMHISGGKLPFPDIPRF
- a CDS encoding DUF3422 family protein; its protein translation is MSDDPSNLEFQPRAKGSVMGFPAHEGRPGALGEVHARPHPLIEKPRVLIQLAFMTEGGSGVDHAVLSELSRRLGIAAPDRHARHHAMKWGKGSLRWERHTEFSTYLWEGPLSETSRAQEDSPFGNGFCPPGTVISGIRLEIRKWTQLSEELIADFDPTSLCYSLVERGNAAIVTDFRQDGDGMTRILVLDRGLTPARTGALSQRLIDIETYRTLAMLGLPLALTLSGRARRIEDRLAQTTLEMKAAETRDSQTLLADLTELAAELEADAASSLYRFGASRAYDGIVVERLEALEEEAVPGYDTWGGFLQRRVAPAMRTCRSVEERQANLSRKLTRATTLLRTWVDVEVEKQNRDLLASMNNRARLQLRLQQTVEGLSVAAVSYYVVGLIGYVAKGASIFGHAFAPEVVTAASVPVAILLVWWGVRRVRLMHSEPGKHPGE
- a CDS encoding FadR/GntR family transcriptional regulator translates to MSDIFSRIEHSRTADEVVQQIENLILEGVLRTGDRLPGERELARQFDVSRPILRDALKALEGRGLLTTRPGGGTHVADVIGQLFTKPVTDLISMHRKAVTDYLEYRREIEGVAAEYAARRATADDLALLDRIMARMDEADRTGDFDDEAEIDVEFHHAICECAHNIILLHTLRSCYRLLSEGVFQNRLLVFSVPGAREALLAQHRAIHAAVKAGDPAAARQAAMDHITYVERSMAEAERSGDWQRVSRLRLRQRADATDTEPARKRS
- a CDS encoding alpha-hydroxy acid oxidase, with translation MSQILTIADLKDLARRRVPKMFFDYADSGAWTESTYRANEEDFQKIKFRQRVLVDMSNRSLESTMIGEKVAMPVALAPTGLTGMQHADGEMLAAQAAEEFGVPFTLSTMSICSIEDVASVTKKPFWFQLYVLRDKDFVLDLIDRAKAAKCSALVLTLDLQILGQRHKDVRNGLSAPPRMTLANIADIAMRPRWWMGMAGTQRRTFRNIVGHAKGVGDVASLSSWTTEQFDPHLSWKDVAWIKERWGGKLILKGILDKEDALMAAKTGADAIIVSNHGGRQLDGASSSIMALEEIADAVGDTIEVHMDGGIRSGQDVLKALCLGAKGTYIGRPFLYGLGALGKEGVTKALEIIRKEMDITLALCGKRLVTDMGKDQLRR